Proteins co-encoded in one Ornithorhynchus anatinus isolate Pmale09 chromosome 14, mOrnAna1.pri.v4, whole genome shotgun sequence genomic window:
- the ASCL1 gene encoding achaete-scute homolog 1: MESSAKMESGPASQPPPPPPPFLQPAACFFAAAAAAAAAAQSVQQQQQQLQQQQQLQQQQQLQQQQQQQQQQQQPPSPAGGQPSGGGHKSAPKQVKRQRSSSPELMRCKRRLNFSGFGYSLPQQQPAAVARRNERERNRVKLVNLGFATLREHVPNGAANKKMSKVETLRSAVEYIRALQQLLDEHDAVSAAFQAGVLSPTISPNYSNDMNSMAGSPVSSYSSDEGSYDPLSPEEQELLDFTNWF, from the coding sequence ATGGAGAGCTCTGCCAAGATGGAAAGCGGTCCCGCAagccagccgccgccgccgccgccgccgttttTGCAGCCGGCCGCCTGCTTCttcgccgcggcggcggcggcggcggcggccgctcaGAGcgtgcaacagcagcagcagcagctgcaacagcagcagcagctgcaacagcaacagcagctgcaacagcaacagcagcagcagcagcagcagcagcagccgccgagCCCGGCGGGCGGCCAGCCCTCGGGGGGCGGTCACAAGTCAGCGCCCAAGCAGGTCAAACGGCAGCGCTCGTCTTCGCCGGAGCTGATGCGCTGCAAGCGGCGGCTCAACTTCAGCGGCTTCGGCTACAGCCTCCCCCAGCAGCAGCCGGCCGCCGTGGCCCGGCGCAACGAGCGGGAGCGGAACCGCGTCAAGCTGGTCAACCTGGGCTTCGCCACCCTGCGGGAGCACGTCCCCAACGGGGCGGCCAACAAGAAGATGAGCAAAGTGGAGACCCTGCGCTCGGCCGTCGAGTACATCCGCGCCCTGCAGCAGCTGCTGGACGAGCACGACGCCGTCAGCGCCGCCTTCCAGGCCGGGGTGCTctcccccaccatctcccccAACTACTCCAACGACATGAACTCCATGGCCGGCTCCCCCGTCTCCTCCTACTCGTCGGACGAGGGCTCGTACGACCCCCTCAGCCCCGAGGAGCAGGAGCTCTTGGACTTCACCAACTGGTTCTGA